The following DNA comes from Desulfobaculum xiamenense.
CCATGGCCTGTTCCAGCAGCCTGTGCTCGCCAAAGGACAATTCCTTGTCCTTGCCGATGAGCAGAAGCTCTTTGAGGACATAGGCGACATCGGCGAGGTCGCCGCTCTTGAGGTTTTCGGAGTACTCGCGGTAGCGGCGGTTCCAGTTCTGGCCGGAATAGCCGGTGAAGTCCGAACGATCCTTGAGCGACTCGATGATCGATTCGGCCTTTTCCTTCGAGCAGACGTGCCTGAGGCCAACGTTCGTGGCGTTCGAGACGGGGACCATCAGGGTGACGTTGTTGCTGAGGATGCGAACGTAATAGAATTCGGCAGTGGCTCCGCCGATTTCCTGTTCTGCAATACGTTCAACAACCCCAACGCCTTGAGCGGGGTAGACGACTAGTTCGTTTACTGAAAACACGTTACCTTATCTCCATGGACTCACAGTGAAGCACACAACAGTGGAAACCTACCCCAAAAGGCGTATTTAGTCTAGGTTTTCGGCAGCATCCGCCGAAGGCACAGCGTCGAAGCTGTTGATGTGCTGCACGGCGAAAGACATGCCGCGCCGCGCAAGTATTCCGATACCCTTGATGGCGGCATCAATTACAGCATTCGCAATGCCTGTCTCTTCCGCGTCCAGCGCGCCCAGCACATAGTCTCGCGTCGGCCCGTGTCCATCGGGGCGGCCCACGCCAAGGCGCAGGCGTACGAAATCCGCCGTTCCCAGATGTTCCACTATGGAATTGAGGCCATTGTGACCGGCCGTGCCGCCACCCTTCTTCAGCTTCATTTTGCCAAGCGGCAGGTCCATTTCGTCATGGGCGACGATGATGTCCGCAGGGGCGATGCCGAACTTTCGGCTGAGTCTGCCCACGGCCACGCCGCTCAGGTTCATGTAGGTCAGCGGCTTTGCGACGAGCCAGTGGGGTTTGGACTTGATGAGCGCACAGTCATGGACGATGCAGTCGTCCCACTGAACGGGCTTGGGGCATTGCTGCGGACCGCCAGCCTTTTCGATGAGCTGGTCGGCCAGCATGAAGCCGAAGTTGTGACGAGTATGTTCGTATTCCGGCCCAGGATTGCCAAGGCCGACGATGATACCTGCGTAATTTTTCATGCGTAACGCCACGTCTGCCGGAGTCCGTCCCTTGGGGCGGCTTCGGGGTTAGCGGGTGATGGAGGGCGAATCCGGCCAGTGTTGTGACCGTGAGGGCGAAAGGCAGGGAAGGGACGGATGGTCACCGGCAAATCGCAAGGCCCCGCGTGGCGGGGCCTTGCGTAGAATGCGGTGACTACTCTTCAGCCTCTTCCTTCTCAGCGCCCTTCATGATCAGGCGCAGGACGGCGAAGTTGTCGTCGTGGATGATCTTCACACCCTCGGGGAGGGCGAGATCTTCGATCTGCTTGGTCTCGTTGACCTGCATGGCGGTGATGTCGATATTGATGCTCTCGGGCAGGTTGCCGGGGAGGCACTCGATCACAGCGGAGGAACGGTAGATCTCAAGCTTGGCACCCATGGCCATGGCCGGGGCTCTGCCCACGATCTTCAGGGCCACGGTCACGCGAACGGGCTTGTTCATGTCCACGCCGAAGATGTCGAAGTGGGTGACCTCGGGCTTGAACGGGTGGCGGATCATCTCCTTGAAGATGGCGGGGCAGGCTTCCTTGCCCTCGATCTCAAGCGACACGAGCCTGGAGGTGCCGACCTGACCGAAAACCTTGTTCAGGGGCATTTCGGGGACCTGGATGAGGATGTTCTCTCCCTTGGAGTAGAAAACGCCGGGTACCATTTTCTGGGTACGCAGGGCGCGGCAGGAGCCCTTGCCGGTTTCCTCTCGCACGGCGGCTTTGAGCATAACCTGTTCAGACATGAGTATCTCCTTCAAGCTGTTCCCGCACGGCTCCATGGCGGGCCCGGCGGTGGTCATCAATTTTAGAAATGTTTAGACGAACAATACACTCACGGAAGATTCCGTGTGGATGTTGTGAATCGCCTTGCCAAGCAGGCTGGCCAGAGACACGACCTTGATCTTGGAGCATGCCTTGGCCTTCTCGCCCAGCGGAATGGAGTTGGTAACGATAACCTCGGAGTACTTGGACTTCTCGAGGCGCTCCACGGCAGGGCCGGAAAGAACCGGGTGGGTCGCGCAGGCCACAACTTCCTTCGCGCCGCTCTCCATGAGGACTTCCGCACCGGCACAGATGGTACCGGCGGTGTCGATCATGTCGTCGAGCACGATGGCGGTCTTGCCCTTCACGTCACCGATGACGTTCATGGCCTTGGCCTGGTTCGGAGCGTCGCGGCGCTTGTCGATGATGGCAAGGCCGGCGCCAAGACGCTTTGCATACGCACGGGCACGCTCGACGCCGCCTGCGTCCGGAGAGACGATGACGAGGTCGTTGTCGTGCTGGCGAAGATTGTCGAGCAGGGCCGGAGCTGCATAGAGGTTGTCCACGGGCAGGTTGAAGAAGCCCTGGATCTGTCCTGCGTGCAGGTCGACGGTAACGAGACGGTCGATACCGGCCACGGTAAGGAAGTCGGCCACGAGCTTGGCGGAAATGGGAGCGCGGGGAGCGACCTTGCGGTCCTGCCGGGCGTAGCCGTAGTAGGGCACCACGGCGGTCACGCGACCGACGCTGGCGCGCTTGAGGGCGTCAAGCAGGATGCACAGCTCCATGAGGTGGAAATTCACGGGAGCGCAGGTCGGCTGAACGACGAAGACATCGGCGCCACGAACGTTGGAGCCGATTTCCACGCGGATTTCACCGTCGCTGAAGGTGTCGGTGAGACACTGGGTGAGTTCGCAGCCCAGGTGGTTGCAAATCTCGGATGCAAGCTCGGGGTTTGCCGAGCCGGTCATGATTTTCAATTCGCCAATTGCCATCGTGGTTGTTCCTTGCAAGAAATAAAATATGGCTGGGGCGGAAGGATTCGAACCCTCGAATGACGGGACCAAAACCCGTTGCCTTAACCAACTTGGCTACACCCCAGCATCAGAAACTGTGAATGAATGCGGGGATGTTGTCCCGCCGGAATTCGTCCGCAGCGTGGGCGGCGTCCGTGTGCTGTCGGAACAGTCCGCACAGGCTCGCCCCGCTACCGCTCAAGACCGCCCCTGCCGCTCCGTTGCGGAGCAGTCGTTCCTTGAAGATGCGTAATTCCGGGAAGGACCCGAAGACCACGCCTTCGAAACTGTTGTGGAGCAGGAAATGAGAGCAGGGGAAGCACTTACCCGCACTCGTTCCGCATGTCAAGTATTCGGCCCCTTTTTCGCCTGGCCTGCCGCCGGGATGCGCCGCGTCCCACGCCCTGTATGCCCAGACTGTGGACACGTGGACGCGGGGACACAACAGTAGCAGAGTGAATCCCTTCAAATCAAGAGCCGTGGGGGTGAGGCGTTCGCCGATGCCCGTCGCCCATGCCGGTGAATCCTGAAGGAAGAAGGGGACATCCGCGCCGATACCCGCGGCGAGGGCGTTGAGTTTCTGCGCGTCGAGGGCCATGTTTCCGGCACGATCGTTGAGCAGGCGCAGCAGGCAGGCCGCATCCGAACTGCCGCCGCCAAGACCTGCGCCGGTGGGAATGCGCTTTTCGAGGTGCACTGCCGCGGCGGGGGCGAAGCCTGTGGCCTGCGCAAAGGCCCGGTAGGCGCGGGCGATGGTGTTGTCTTCGCCGCACAGGGCC
Coding sequences within:
- the pth gene encoding aminoacyl-tRNA hydrolase, which gives rise to MKNYAGIIVGLGNPGPEYEHTRHNFGFMLADQLIEKAGGPQQCPKPVQWDDCIVHDCALIKSKPHWLVAKPLTYMNLSGVAVGRLSRKFGIAPADIIVAHDEMDLPLGKMKLKKGGGTAGHNGLNSIVEHLGTADFVRLRLGVGRPDGHGPTRDYVLGALDAEETGIANAVIDAAIKGIGILARRGMSFAVQHINSFDAVPSADAAENLD
- a CDS encoding 50S ribosomal protein L25 gives rise to the protein MSEQVMLKAAVREETGKGSCRALRTQKMVPGVFYSKGENILIQVPEMPLNKVFGQVGTSRLVSLEIEGKEACPAIFKEMIRHPFKPEVTHFDIFGVDMNKPVRVTVALKIVGRAPAMAMGAKLEIYRSSAVIECLPGNLPESINIDITAMQVNETKQIEDLALPEGVKIIHDDNFAVLRLIMKGAEKEEAEE
- a CDS encoding ribose-phosphate diphosphokinase — translated: MAIGELKIMTGSANPELASEICNHLGCELTQCLTDTFSDGEIRVEIGSNVRGADVFVVQPTCAPVNFHLMELCILLDALKRASVGRVTAVVPYYGYARQDRKVAPRAPISAKLVADFLTVAGIDRLVTVDLHAGQIQGFFNLPVDNLYAAPALLDNLRQHDNDLVIVSPDAGGVERARAYAKRLGAGLAIIDKRRDAPNQAKAMNVIGDVKGKTAIVLDDMIDTAGTICAGAEVLMESGAKEVVACATHPVLSGPAVERLEKSKYSEVIVTNSIPLGEKAKACSKIKVVSLASLLGKAIHNIHTESSVSVLFV
- a CDS encoding CarD family transcriptional regulator, with translation MFSVNELVVYPAQGVGVVERIAEQEIGGATAEFYYVRILSNNVTLMVPVSNATNVGLRHVCSKEKAESIIESLKDRSDFTGYSGQNWNRRYREYSENLKSGDLADVAYVLKELLLIGKDKELSFGEHRLLEQAMGLLTLELAHALSSEQDVVRAQIEEIFSDVLESKEEQ
- the ispE gene encoding 4-(cytidine 5'-diphospho)-2-C-methyl-D-erythritol kinase, with amino-acid sequence MNIDREHITLTAGCKVNLYLDITGVRENGYHDLLTLFVPLPEPADTLTVDLGPGTGIRIDCGNQALCGEDNTIARAYRAFAQATGFAPAAAVHLEKRIPTGAGLGGGSSDAACLLRLLNDRAGNMALDAQKLNALAAGIGADVPFFLQDSPAWATGIGERLTPTALDLKGFTLLLLCPRVHVSTVWAYRAWDAAHPGGRPGEKGAEYLTCGTSAGKCFPCSHFLLHNSFEGVVFGSFPELRIFKERLLRNGAAGAVLSGSGASLCGLFRQHTDAAHAADEFRRDNIPAFIHSF